A stretch of DNA from SAR202 cluster bacterium:
CAAGACCGTCCGATTCTATCGCGACATCCTCGGCATGCCCCTCGTGGCTACCACCGGCAACAAGCGCGGCAGCTACCCCTACCGCCACTACTTCTTCGAGCTGGGACAAGGCAACACCATCGCCTTCTTCGAATGGCCCGGCATGGTGGACGAATTCCACAAGCCCGCCGGCCAGCCTGCCCGAGGCCGCTGGCAGTTCGACCACGTTTCCTTCAACGTTGAGGACGAAAACGCCCTCCTGGCGCTCAAAGCCCACCTGGAAGCCAGCGGCGTGGAGGTCACCGAAGTCATCGACCACAAGATCATCCACTCCATCTACTTCACCGACCCCAATGGCATCGCCCTGGAGGCCTCCTACTGGGTCAAAGACCCCACCGGCAAAGACCTGGACCTCTCCGACCCCAACTTCTTCCAGGACCCCAACCCGGTACCCTCCGCCCAACCCCCCGTAAAAGTATCTTAGTCAGATAGTTTCCCGCCTTACATCAAGCGCCCCGACTAACGTCGGGGCGCTTTCGTTTGTAGCTCTTACCTCGTCCCTCTCCCTGCATAATGACCTTTAAGGACTACCCACAAGAACTCTTTTGAGCATGTTTTCAGGGCTAACTGTCACTAAACTCTTGTCAGTGAATGCGTTCAGAGTGTCACCGTCATTAGCAATCAATGCATCACGGCTGGCATATTGAATTTCCTATCAGGTTCTCCCCCTTCGGCCTGGAAGGCGAAGGGGGAGTTAGACGCTGTCCTGAGTATGTCGAAGGAGGGGGTTGTGGTGTATTTAATTTCTTTCCCTCTTCTCAGAAAGGAGAAGAGGGACTAAGGGTGATGAGGTCCTCCC
This window harbors:
- a CDS encoding VOC family protein gives rise to the protein MVKFKGINHLAMVTGDMDKTVRFYRDILGMPLVATTGNKRGSYPYRHYFFELGQGNTIAFFEWPGMVDEFHKPAGQPARGRWQFDHVSFNVEDENALLALKAHLEASGVEVTEVIDHKIIHSIYFTDPNGIALEASYWVKDPTGKDLDLSDPNFFQDPNPVPSAQPPVKVS